The Thermococcus sp. genome has a segment encoding these proteins:
- a CDS encoding 6-carboxytetrahydropterin synthase: MFRLVERKIGWHKDFDSSHFLALPYESKCLRIHGHTYNVDVEIWGELNENGMIFDFNHLSNLVKLLDHRILVSEKWVVQRSGGRVTVEKNGKRIELPEDEVVILDKPNVTAEYIAEWFAERIAEKAGENVKKILVKVWEDPRSYAEVLLER; this comes from the coding sequence ATGTTCAGGCTGGTGGAAAGGAAGATAGGCTGGCACAAAGACTTCGACAGTTCGCACTTTCTTGCCCTGCCATACGAGAGCAAATGCCTCAGGATACACGGCCACACCTACAATGTTGACGTGGAGATATGGGGTGAGCTTAACGAGAACGGCATGATATTCGACTTCAACCACCTCAGCAATCTAGTGAAGCTCCTCGACCACCGGATTCTAGTCAGCGAGAAGTGGGTTGTCCAGCGAAGCGGGGGCAGGGTCACAGTCGAGAAGAACGGCAAGAGGATAGAGCTCCCCGAAGACGAAGTCGTAATCCTTGACAAGCCCAACGTGACGGCAGAATACATAGCGGAGTGGTTCGCGGAGAGGATAGCCGAGAAGGCGGGAGAAAACGTGAAAAAAATTCTTGTCAAAGTTTGGGAGGACCCAAGGAGCTACGCCGAGGTTTTGCTTGAGCGTTAG
- a CDS encoding NTPase — MVRVFVTGPAGVGKTTLVERVAREVERWGYIVGGMVTREVRRNGRRVGFKIIALDTGEEGTLASLRGTSHLPGVPFGKYIVHVDELERVGVSAIRRALVEADLIVIDEIGPMEYKSDEFIKAVGEVLKSEKPLLAVVHRKMADKFRPLGRLHVLSFENRNREFGIILDEIMRELKARG, encoded by the coding sequence ATGGTCAGGGTTTTCGTAACCGGCCCGGCAGGGGTTGGAAAGACGACACTCGTCGAGAGGGTTGCAAGAGAAGTTGAGCGCTGGGGTTACATCGTCGGAGGCATGGTAACGCGAGAAGTTAGAAGGAACGGAAGGCGCGTGGGCTTTAAGATAATCGCTTTGGACACCGGAGAGGAGGGAACCTTGGCGAGCCTCCGCGGGACCTCTCATCTGCCCGGAGTCCCTTTTGGGAAATACATCGTCCACGTTGATGAGCTCGAGCGGGTCGGTGTTTCGGCAATAAGGCGCGCGTTAGTTGAGGCCGACCTGATTGTTATCGACGAAATCGGCCCGATGGAGTACAAGAGCGACGAGTTCATCAAGGCCGTTGGGGAGGTTTTAAAATCCGAAAAACCCCTTTTGGCCGTTGTTCATAGGAAAATGGCGGACAAGTTTAGACCCCTCGGAAGACTCCACGTTCTGAGCTTCGAGAACAGAAACAGGGAATTTGGAATAATCCTCGATGAAATTATGAGAGAACTAAAGGCTAGAGGTTGA
- a CDS encoding winged helix-turn-helix domain-containing protein, whose translation MAPLEYEAIDVTDERVKELAQVLANEKAMAILRLLRERELSISEISKELKMPMSTVSYHLDKLLRVGLVEVSGRKYGKRLQEVKLYRASSRPILLLPRPAKQEKTMPFDRLKVITLSIATGLSLLVYWLSKKHYTGSKAQTETIRIFSKGAPSQPSSTGSYIPIILALATFALVASIGWFVKKRF comes from the coding sequence GTGGCTCCTTTGGAGTACGAGGCCATAGACGTTACTGACGAAAGGGTCAAAGAGCTGGCTCAGGTTCTCGCCAACGAGAAGGCAATGGCGATTCTAAGGCTTCTTCGCGAGCGAGAGCTCTCGATAAGCGAGATTTCAAAGGAACTGAAGATGCCGATGTCAACGGTTTCGTATCATCTCGACAAACTCCTTCGGGTGGGTCTTGTTGAGGTCTCTGGGAGGAAGTATGGAAAGAGACTGCAGGAGGTAAAGCTTTACCGAGCCTCGAGCCGGCCAATACTTCTGCTACCAAGACCAGCCAAACAGGAAAAAACTATGCCCTTTGACAGGCTGAAGGTAATAACCCTTTCCATTGCAACGGGGCTTTCGCTACTCGTTTATTGGCTCTCCAAGAAGCACTACACGGGCTCGAAAGCTCAAACTGAAACCATAAGGATTTTCTCAAAGGGAGCTCCCAGTCAACCTAGTTCTACCGGAAGTTATATCCCGATAATTCTGGCTTTAGCGACCTTTGCCTTAGTGGCTTCCATTGGGTGGTTCGTTAAGAAACGTTTTTAA
- a CDS encoding zinc ABC transporter substrate-binding protein, giving the protein MRRVLIVIALLMIGLVPVNGVSAEKSVTVVATIAPIASIVQEAFPGVNVEVIVPPGVDPHDYQLTAQQVELLSRAGVIVTTGGHLPVEKRIAELEKEGTITGKALFVGDYMKYGFHYAKEYWYHNKDNPHGVWLDPYNAIAIAEATEKALIEVDPANAQTYQRDFEKFGERVLAIVKAYKSLAPKNATAVIQMPPDEYALDWLGIKAIASIKPEEEVPAVGVDELLPQAERSSLIVYGSDSPEQLKKASIELAQKSGKPLAEITVFWSSGNYTEWLIKNTASILRAISTPKNVEKPEKSENTAVTYAFLALVTGVVLGTALGVILKK; this is encoded by the coding sequence ATGAGAAGGGTGTTAATAGTAATTGCCCTGCTGATGATTGGCCTCGTTCCAGTGAACGGTGTCTCAGCAGAGAAAAGCGTTACTGTGGTTGCTACAATAGCACCAATAGCCTCAATAGTTCAGGAGGCGTTTCCGGGCGTAAACGTCGAAGTTATAGTCCCCCCGGGCGTGGACCCCCACGACTACCAGCTGACGGCTCAACAGGTCGAGCTGTTGTCCCGGGCGGGAGTTATAGTGACCACCGGGGGACACCTGCCGGTTGAGAAGAGGATTGCCGAGCTTGAAAAGGAAGGAACGATAACTGGGAAGGCCCTCTTCGTGGGTGACTACATGAAATACGGCTTTCACTATGCAAAGGAATACTGGTATCACAACAAGGACAACCCACACGGCGTCTGGCTCGACCCATATAACGCTATAGCCATAGCAGAGGCCACTGAAAAAGCGCTGATTGAAGTTGACCCGGCGAACGCGCAGACTTATCAAAGGGACTTCGAAAAGTTCGGGGAGAGGGTTCTGGCAATAGTTAAGGCCTACAAGTCCCTCGCACCAAAAAACGCCACCGCTGTAATCCAGATGCCCCCCGATGAGTACGCCCTCGACTGGCTCGGGATAAAGGCTATAGCGTCAATAAAACCTGAAGAAGAAGTTCCTGCCGTTGGTGTCGATGAACTACTCCCCCAGGCTGAGAGGAGCTCGCTTATAGTCTACGGCTCCGACAGCCCGGAACAGCTTAAAAAAGCCTCTATTGAACTTGCCCAAAAGAGCGGAAAGCCCCTGGCAGAGATAACGGTCTTCTGGAGTTCCGGAAACTATACTGAATGGCTGATAAAGAACACAGCCTCGATACTCAGGGCAATATCAACTCCAAAGAACGTGGAGAAGCCGGAAAAAAGCGAAAACACCGCCGTTACCTACGCTTTCCTTGCCCTTGTTACGGGTGTTGTTCTGGGGACAGCTCTCGGGGTGATATTGAAAAAATGA
- a CDS encoding SDR family oxidoreductase, which translates to MIGIDLSGKLAFTTASSKGIGFGVARVLAKAGADVILLSRSEENLRKAKERIRRESDVEVHYIVADLTKREDLERTVRELENIGEPDIFFFSTGGPRPGYFMEMNMEDWEGAVRLLLYPAVYLTKALVPAMERKGFGRIVYSTSVAIKEPIPNIALSNVVRISMAGLVRTLAKELGPKGITVNGIMPGIIRTDRMIQLAKDRAQREGKTVEEALQDYAKPIPLGRLGKPEEIGYLVAFLASELGSYINGAMIPVDGGRLNSVF; encoded by the coding sequence ATGATTGGAATAGACCTCTCCGGAAAGCTGGCCTTCACGACTGCATCGAGTAAGGGTATAGGCTTCGGCGTGGCCAGGGTTCTCGCAAAGGCCGGTGCTGACGTGATTTTGCTCTCCAGAAGCGAGGAGAACCTGAGGAAGGCGAAGGAGAGAATAAGAAGGGAGAGCGACGTTGAGGTTCACTACATAGTTGCAGACCTTACAAAGCGCGAAGACCTTGAGAGAACGGTGAGGGAGCTCGAAAACATAGGCGAGCCGGATATATTCTTCTTCTCCACCGGCGGGCCAAGGCCGGGCTACTTTATGGAGATGAACATGGAAGACTGGGAAGGCGCCGTTAGGTTACTCCTTTACCCCGCGGTCTACCTGACAAAGGCCCTCGTTCCGGCGATGGAGAGGAAGGGCTTCGGCAGGATAGTCTACTCCACGAGCGTGGCCATAAAGGAACCGATACCCAACATAGCCCTCAGCAACGTGGTCAGGATTTCGATGGCCGGCCTCGTTAGGACTCTAGCAAAGGAGCTCGGGCCGAAGGGGATAACCGTCAACGGGATAATGCCGGGCATAATAAGAACAGACAGGATGATACAGCTGGCCAAGGACAGGGCCCAAAGGGAAGGGAAGACCGTTGAGGAAGCCCTCCAAGATTATGCAAAGCCGATACCCCTCGGAAGACTCGGCAAGCCTGAGGAGATAGGCTACCTCGTGGCCTTTCTCGCGAGCGAGCTGGGAAGCTACATAAACGGCGCCATGATTCCGGTTGACGGAGGAAGGCTTAACTCGGTGTTCTGA
- a CDS encoding phosphoribosyltransferase, with protein MKKFPAYLASWEDIERWAKEGAWKVLEDGWRPDVIVGLARGGWVPARLYCDYLGVKDLVSLKVEHWGVTATPDGKARLKYGSNYKLEGKKVLIVDDISDTGESLTLAKNYVESQKPEEIRTATLLTIKGSRFKPDYFGEEIDWAWIVFPWNFVEDMINLVNNILEEKEAVSTDEIVELFRELHGMDVPKGKLEEALRIAERRKVFKFRDGKWRKA; from the coding sequence ATGAAGAAGTTTCCGGCGTATCTCGCTTCTTGGGAGGACATTGAAAGATGGGCTAAGGAAGGGGCATGGAAGGTTCTGGAAGATGGCTGGAGGCCGGACGTTATAGTCGGTCTTGCCCGCGGTGGATGGGTTCCGGCGAGGCTCTACTGCGACTACCTCGGCGTTAAGGACCTGGTGAGTCTCAAGGTCGAGCACTGGGGCGTTACAGCGACACCGGACGGCAAGGCCAGGCTCAAGTACGGTAGCAACTACAAGCTGGAAGGCAAGAAGGTTCTCATTGTCGACGATATCAGCGACACAGGTGAAAGCCTAACCCTCGCGAAGAACTACGTGGAGAGCCAGAAGCCGGAGGAGATAAGAACCGCGACGCTACTCACAATCAAGGGCTCGCGCTTCAAGCCGGACTACTTCGGCGAGGAGATAGACTGGGCCTGGATAGTCTTCCCATGGAACTTCGTTGAGGACATGATTAACCTGGTGAACAACATCCTTGAGGAGAAGGAAGCGGTTTCTACCGACGAGATAGTCGAGCTCTTCAGGGAACTCCACGGTATGGACGTGCCAAAGGGCAAGCTTGAAGAGGCTCTCAGGATTGCAGAGAGGAGGAAGGTTTTTAAGTTCCGCGACGGGAAATGGCGCAAAGCCTGA
- a CDS encoding DUF4932 domain-containing protein — MKRFLAWVILAIFMMSLEIPGTVSLRVTPNVSVEIDPNAELLGIVYYLAFGNDTFVINRGSYLADVEEHFGKFRDSRAVLLLKAYMSQARNIPERDYLLMNLEYYLLLCSNPPEIEPLTQLNYPWFEDTFLPALGEFARETNFTAFYKAHENYYAEDLRIYENALRMLPPDEFMARNAGVHNVTYEFLHPYLVAVHGHSFSPEINGTEIWGAGGMLPLVRRTPQRTLWSYKTARDTMFGLPLNRDYVVSENLNELLYLGFIYHELGHDVTVPEIYSYPNLTSLTYFVDAIRKDMPYLSRYDMHFWSRTGMLYEGFADAWEDYAISHVDENYTLLAINMQKAWGEFWVGWLLNRTAYYSKLSRKTGRPFSDYVWEILDEMRKFASPENVSEGYSREVPVTPLRAFDRGAELGRVVVVYGTANPDPSGTEKDKETAERIAENLEKFYSQWTSPVNVVVKPDVNVTESDLEGVIVLVGGPVSNRLVNELDEKFPLRFEKMNGEWVLTHTRNVTSFLLLGENSTLKKTYGNVTVAVGSLKNVSGASVLMAIRNPYNESNYLVWVAGENRNLTALFENPTYYLSSYEIWSKEGIELGFYVQPVSS; from the coding sequence ATGAAAAGATTCCTCGCGTGGGTAATTCTGGCGATTTTTATGATGTCGCTTGAGATCCCTGGAACGGTTTCACTTAGGGTTACTCCCAACGTCAGCGTTGAAATAGACCCGAACGCTGAACTGCTTGGAATAGTCTACTACCTCGCCTTTGGAAACGACACCTTCGTCATAAACAGGGGAAGCTATCTGGCCGATGTCGAGGAGCACTTCGGAAAGTTCAGAGACTCAAGGGCGGTGTTACTCTTGAAGGCATACATGTCTCAGGCGAGAAACATTCCCGAAAGGGACTACCTGCTTATGAACCTTGAGTACTACCTCCTGCTCTGCTCGAATCCCCCTGAGATTGAACCCCTAACGCAACTCAACTACCCGTGGTTCGAGGACACTTTTCTCCCGGCCCTCGGGGAGTTCGCGAGAGAAACCAACTTCACGGCCTTTTACAAGGCCCATGAGAACTACTACGCTGAGGACCTGAGGATTTATGAGAACGCCCTCAGAATGCTCCCTCCCGATGAGTTCATGGCCAGAAACGCGGGGGTTCACAACGTTACCTACGAGTTCCTTCATCCATATCTCGTCGCAGTTCACGGCCACAGCTTCAGCCCCGAAATCAACGGCACGGAGATCTGGGGTGCCGGTGGGATGCTTCCCCTCGTGAGGAGAACTCCCCAGAGAACCCTCTGGAGCTACAAAACGGCGAGAGACACCATGTTCGGCCTGCCCCTCAACAGGGACTACGTTGTGAGCGAAAACCTAAACGAGCTCCTCTACCTAGGCTTTATCTACCACGAGCTCGGGCATGACGTCACTGTCCCGGAAATCTACTCGTATCCAAACCTGACAAGCCTTACCTACTTTGTCGATGCAATTAGGAAAGACATGCCCTACCTCAGCAGATACGACATGCACTTCTGGAGCAGAACTGGAATGCTCTACGAGGGCTTTGCCGACGCCTGGGAGGACTACGCGATAAGTCACGTAGACGAGAACTACACCCTTCTGGCAATCAACATGCAGAAGGCCTGGGGCGAGTTCTGGGTCGGGTGGCTCCTCAACAGGACGGCCTACTATTCAAAGCTGAGCAGGAAAACTGGAAGGCCCTTCTCAGACTACGTCTGGGAAATCCTCGACGAGATGAGGAAATTTGCATCACCAGAGAACGTCAGCGAGGGTTACTCAAGGGAAGTTCCGGTTACACCCCTGAGGGCCTTCGACAGAGGGGCCGAACTTGGTAGGGTTGTGGTCGTTTACGGAACGGCCAATCCCGACCCGAGCGGGACTGAGAAAGACAAGGAGACCGCTGAAAGGATAGCGGAGAACCTTGAGAAGTTCTACTCTCAGTGGACGTCGCCGGTAAATGTCGTTGTGAAACCGGACGTTAACGTTACGGAGTCCGACCTCGAGGGAGTTATCGTACTCGTCGGTGGTCCTGTCTCGAACCGGCTTGTAAATGAACTCGACGAAAAGTTTCCGCTCCGCTTCGAAAAAATGAATGGAGAGTGGGTTTTGACCCACACGAGGAACGTCACGAGTTTTCTCCTTCTTGGAGAGAACAGCACGTTGAAAAAGACCTATGGGAACGTTACCGTCGCCGTTGGAAGCCTGAAGAACGTTTCCGGGGCGAGCGTTTTAATGGCCATCAGGAATCCATACAACGAGAGCAACTACCTAGTCTGGGTCGCCGGCGAGAACAGGAACCTGACGGCGCTCTTCGAGAACCCGACCTACTACCTCAGCAGTTACGAGATATGGAGTAAAGAAGGAATAGAACTGGGGTTCTACGTTCAGCCGGTTTCTTCCTGA
- the albA gene encoding DNA-binding protein Alba, whose protein sequence is MAEEHVVYIGKKPVMNYVLAVITQFNEGAKEVSIKARGRAISRAVDVAEIVRNRFLPEVRVKEIKIGTEELPTADGRTANTSTIEIILEKP, encoded by the coding sequence ATGGCTGAGGAGCACGTTGTCTACATCGGAAAGAAGCCGGTTATGAACTACGTCCTGGCCGTTATCACCCAGTTCAACGAGGGTGCCAAGGAGGTTAGCATCAAGGCTCGCGGTAGGGCTATCAGCAGGGCCGTTGACGTCGCTGAGATTGTCAGGAACAGGTTCCTTCCTGAGGTCAGGGTCAAGGAGATCAAGATAGGTACTGAAGAGCTTCCAACCGCCGACGGTAGGACTGCCAACACCTCAACCATCGAGATCATTCTCGAGAAGCCGTGA
- the purB gene encoding adenylosuccinate lyase, producing the protein MAIHPIDYRYGSEKMKRIWGEENKLQKLLDVEAALARAHARLGNIPEESARVISERANTKWVKLERVKEIEAEIHHDIMAVVKALSEVCGEHGKYVHLGATSNDIIDTANALLIKESLGLIESYLRELRDVLMKLAEEHKYTVCIGRTHGQHAVPTTYGMKFALWLDEVQRHLERLEGIKKRVLVGKMRGAVGTAASFGERALEIERLVMEDLGLRPALITNQLVPRDLYAELVMFLALVASTLDKIGLEIRNLQRTEILEVSEPFGEKQVGSSTMPHKRNPIRTEKVCGLARVLYSNVIPALLNNPLWHERDLTNSSVERVILPESFVLLDEMLRVTIRVLKGLEFFPENIERNLYLTKNLIMAEPLMLKLTERGMGRQEAHELVRQLAMKAFREGRDFLEVVRESGEVRKYLSEEDLASLKPENYIGVAPEIVDNVLRYVRERSL; encoded by the coding sequence ATGGCAATTCACCCCATCGATTATCGATACGGAAGCGAGAAAATGAAACGAATATGGGGCGAGGAGAACAAACTCCAAAAGCTCCTTGACGTTGAGGCGGCCCTGGCGAGGGCACACGCGAGGCTCGGCAACATACCGGAAGAAAGTGCCCGCGTTATATCTGAGAGGGCCAACACGAAGTGGGTAAAGCTCGAGAGGGTGAAGGAGATAGAGGCCGAGATACACCATGACATAATGGCCGTTGTCAAGGCTTTAAGCGAAGTCTGTGGCGAGCATGGGAAGTACGTTCACCTGGGGGCAACTTCAAACGACATAATAGATACCGCCAACGCCCTCCTCATAAAGGAAAGCCTTGGGCTGATTGAAAGCTATCTTAGGGAACTCCGCGACGTTTTGATGAAGCTCGCTGAAGAGCATAAGTACACCGTCTGCATCGGAAGAACCCACGGTCAGCATGCCGTTCCAACCACATACGGTATGAAGTTTGCCCTCTGGCTCGACGAGGTGCAGAGGCACCTTGAAAGGCTGGAGGGGATTAAAAAACGGGTTCTCGTGGGTAAAATGCGCGGTGCCGTTGGGACTGCCGCCTCCTTTGGCGAAAGGGCCCTTGAGATTGAGAGGCTCGTCATGGAAGACCTTGGGTTAAGGCCTGCCCTAATAACGAACCAGCTCGTCCCCCGGGACCTGTATGCAGAGCTGGTGATGTTCCTGGCGTTGGTTGCGTCAACGCTCGACAAGATAGGCCTCGAAATCAGGAACCTCCAGAGGACGGAAATCCTCGAGGTGAGCGAACCCTTCGGTGAGAAGCAGGTTGGCTCGTCAACGATGCCCCACAAGAGAAATCCGATAAGAACCGAGAAGGTCTGCGGTCTGGCGAGGGTTCTCTACTCCAACGTTATTCCCGCTTTGCTCAACAACCCTCTGTGGCATGAGAGGGATTTAACGAACTCCTCGGTTGAGAGGGTTATTCTCCCCGAGAGCTTTGTCCTGCTCGACGAGATGCTCAGGGTTACGATTAGGGTTCTTAAAGGCCTAGAGTTCTTCCCGGAGAACATAGAGAGGAACCTCTATCTTACGAAGAATCTCATAATGGCCGAACCGCTGATGCTGAAGCTCACTGAGAGGGGCATGGGGAGGCAGGAGGCACATGAGCTTGTTAGACAGTTGGCGATGAAAGCTTTCCGGGAGGGAAGGGACTTCCTTGAAGTCGTTAGAGAGAGTGGGGAAGTTAGAAAGTACTTAAGCGAGGAAGATTTGGCCTCCCTGAAGCCGGAGAATTATATCGGCGTCGCTCCTGAGATAGTGGACAACGTGCTCCGCTATGTCCGCGAGCGGTCTCTCTGA
- a CDS encoding DUF998 domain-containing protein yields MRKSPLYAGILAPIVALSGIGVGVFLNRSWWQLTENAISDLGRLGLRYNWVLNVSLVISAVLAIYYAIGLLGEVRNLIEKAGIAIFIVGLGFLALIGIFPEGTSPHYYVSWGFFVFSSLGLLIAGIGIGLSGEKGLAVFTVALFITGWVLATWARNHFAGVAPAEFVGVFGIVAWHYTLIWKRFTKVLRPRG; encoded by the coding sequence ATGAGAAAGAGCCCGCTCTACGCGGGAATCCTAGCCCCAATTGTCGCGCTATCGGGAATTGGGGTGGGTGTTTTCCTGAACCGCTCCTGGTGGCAACTCACGGAAAACGCGATAAGCGACCTCGGAAGGCTTGGCCTCAGGTACAACTGGGTTCTAAACGTCTCCCTTGTAATCTCTGCGGTTTTGGCAATTTACTACGCGATTGGCCTTCTGGGAGAAGTCAGGAATCTGATTGAGAAGGCAGGAATTGCCATTTTCATCGTCGGCCTTGGCTTCCTCGCGCTAATCGGCATATTTCCCGAGGGAACTTCACCACACTACTACGTCAGCTGGGGCTTCTTCGTCTTTTCAAGCCTTGGTCTTCTCATAGCCGGAATCGGGATTGGCCTGTCTGGAGAGAAGGGCCTGGCAGTGTTCACCGTCGCGCTCTTCATCACCGGCTGGGTTCTGGCAACGTGGGCAAGGAACCACTTTGCCGGAGTTGCACCCGCCGAGTTCGTAGGGGTCTTCGGAATCGTTGCGTGGCACTACACACTAATATGGAAAAGGTTCACAAAGGTTCTTCGTCCCAGAGGCTGA
- a CDS encoding PPC domain-containing DNA-binding protein — MEFEPGRVFLLRVPEGVDLLDFVNGFAEKNGIKTAIVKGIGSLRNPVVGYYSEEIKAYKRIELFGTFELLTLLGNVSIKDGKPFAHLHVTLGNANGDVFGGHLMKGEVFVAELYVQELVGEPLVRKERGNNLSLWDEEPL, encoded by the coding sequence ATGGAGTTTGAACCGGGAAGGGTCTTTCTACTCAGGGTTCCGGAAGGGGTTGACCTGCTCGATTTTGTGAACGGTTTCGCCGAAAAGAACGGGATAAAAACCGCCATAGTTAAGGGCATTGGCTCGCTCAGAAACCCTGTGGTTGGGTATTACTCCGAGGAGATTAAGGCCTACAAGAGAATCGAGCTCTTTGGGACGTTTGAACTGCTGACACTGTTGGGTAACGTCAGCATCAAGGATGGGAAACCCTTTGCGCACCTCCACGTTACCCTCGGAAACGCGAACGGCGACGTCTTTGGCGGGCACCTCATGAAGGGGGAGGTCTTTGTTGCGGAGCTCTACGTTCAGGAGCTCGTTGGTGAGCCGCTGGTAAGGAAGGAGAGAGGTAATAACCTCAGCCTCTGGGACGAAGAACCTTTGTGA
- a CDS encoding CBS domain-containing protein, which yields MMTVGQVVKRKAVIVKPDDTIERVAKILSRHKVGSAVVVENEEIVGVITDRDILDKVVAKGRDPKTVKVREVMTKNPITIEDDYDISDAIDKMMEKGIRRLLVTRLGKPLGFVTAADLLAALNAMNSEEEEEEVEETEVYGICELCGQYGPLYKVYIEGQERWICESCKDSLNL from the coding sequence ATGATGACCGTGGGGCAGGTAGTCAAGAGAAAGGCAGTGATTGTAAAACCCGACGACACCATTGAAAGGGTCGCGAAGATACTCTCAAGACACAAAGTCGGGAGCGCCGTCGTTGTGGAAAACGAGGAAATCGTTGGAGTCATAACGGACAGGGATATCCTCGACAAGGTCGTCGCCAAGGGACGCGACCCAAAAACCGTCAAAGTCCGCGAAGTTATGACCAAAAACCCAATAACCATCGAGGACGACTACGATATAAGTGACGCGATAGACAAGATGATGGAAAAGGGAATAAGAAGGCTCCTCGTCACGAGACTTGGAAAGCCTCTGGGCTTTGTCACTGCCGCTGACCTTCTCGCGGCATTGAACGCGATGAACAGCGAAGAAGAGGAGGAAGAAGTCGAGGAGACTGAAGTTTATGGAATCTGCGAACTCTGTGGTCAGTACGGGCCCCTCTACAAGGTCTACATCGAGGGTCAGGAGAGGTGGATTTGTGAGAGCTGTAAGGACAGCCTCAACCTCTAG
- a CDS encoding ABC transporter permease → MNETMVISLLLGSLAAMVPIALTSIGAVISERAGVVNIGYEGILMFGAFFGAIFAELAGNGWIGLLGGAFIGLLFGVLHGVLTVYLKGDHVIPGIGLNLLGYGAVAFGIRAYWGTAGQHQVPSNAQISPLWMDAFGNSLSPLVPITIAVAIIAWWVLFKTPFGLRIRAVGENPEAADALGINVELYRFTAVLIASALAGVAGAYLSVDWLGTVTKTIAAGRGFIALANMVFSGWNPLIALGGAFLFGFFDNFAIYIQNNPWLAGTIPWQFIATLPYVVTLIVVAGIIGRARPPKWDGRPYKRE, encoded by the coding sequence ATGAACGAGACAATGGTAATCAGCCTTCTCCTCGGGTCACTCGCGGCGATGGTTCCTATAGCCCTGACGAGCATAGGCGCGGTGATAAGCGAGAGGGCCGGTGTCGTCAACATAGGCTACGAGGGAATTCTGATGTTCGGGGCATTCTTCGGGGCAATCTTTGCAGAGTTAGCCGGCAACGGCTGGATTGGCCTTCTTGGCGGTGCCTTTATCGGACTCCTCTTCGGTGTCCTCCACGGCGTCTTGACGGTTTACCTGAAGGGCGACCACGTGATTCCCGGCATAGGCCTCAACCTCCTTGGCTACGGTGCGGTGGCCTTTGGAATAAGGGCCTACTGGGGAACCGCCGGCCAGCACCAGGTTCCCAGTAATGCCCAAATTAGCCCGCTGTGGATGGACGCCTTCGGAAACTCCCTGAGCCCCCTCGTGCCAATAACTATAGCGGTCGCGATAATAGCCTGGTGGGTGCTGTTCAAGACGCCATTCGGCCTGAGAATAAGGGCGGTTGGTGAGAACCCCGAAGCGGCCGATGCACTCGGAATAAACGTCGAGCTCTACCGCTTCACTGCAGTTTTAATAGCGAGCGCCTTAGCTGGAGTTGCAGGGGCTTACCTCAGCGTAGACTGGCTTGGAACGGTGACCAAGACGATAGCCGCTGGAAGGGGTTTCATAGCCCTGGCCAACATGGTCTTCAGTGGCTGGAATCCGCTGATAGCCCTTGGAGGAGCGTTCCTCTTCGGATTCTTCGACAACTTCGCCATCTACATTCAGAACAACCCATGGCTCGCCGGAACGATACCCTGGCAGTTCATAGCGACCCTGCCCTACGTGGTGACACTGATAGTGGTCGCGGGAATAATAGGAAGGGCAAGGCCACCCAAGTGGGACGGAAGGCCCTACAAGCGCGAGTGA
- a CDS encoding DUF134 domain-containing protein, which yields MPMGGPGWGRGRGRRRKMRMIGFIPQVRHFYPALPPVTQPKPPIFMTYEEFEALRLVDYEGLTQEEAGKRMGVSRGTVWRALNSARKKVAQMLVEGRELIILPQGNEVPKGTKEER from the coding sequence ATGCCAATGGGAGGACCTGGATGGGGACGCGGAAGGGGAAGGAGGCGGAAGATGAGAATGATTGGGTTCATTCCTCAGGTCAGACACTTCTATCCCGCACTCCCTCCGGTTACTCAGCCAAAGCCCCCGATATTCATGACCTATGAGGAGTTTGAAGCCCTAAGGCTCGTTGATTACGAGGGCCTAACCCAGGAGGAGGCTGGAAAAAGGATGGGTGTTTCCAGGGGCACTGTTTGGAGGGCTTTGAACTCTGCTCGAAAGAAGGTTGCCCAGATGCTCGTTGAGGGGAGGGAGCTGATAATCCTTCCTCAGGGAAATGAGGTTCCGAAGGGAACCAAAGAAGAGCGATAA